A stretch of DNA from Thiothrix subterranea:
GCAGCGTCTGGCAGTGCTTTTGGGCAATACGGTTTGGGCTGGATGGTCGGCGGCGTGGCTATCGGACTCATTATCGGCGCAGGCATGTACGCCCTTGCCAACAAAGGCAATGCGCCAGATACGAACGCCACCAACCCACCCGGCATCAGCAACACCACCAGCCTCGGTGATAGCGCCACTTCACCCGATTCCACCTTGATCGCCAGCAATACGCCGAATGCGGCGGATAATTTGCCAGAACCAGCCCCCGATGAAGCCCCCGGCTTCAGCTATCACGCGGTATTGCCGCAACTGGAAATAGACGTACCATTGGCGGTGCAGGTTGAACAAGCGGCTGTTCCGCCCAAACCCGCTGCGGACAAAAAACCCGCTCTGGCGGATACCCAAACAGCAGCCCCCCCCAAACCAGAAACCAAGAAACCCACTCCGGCAGCCATTAGCGGCTCCAACGCTTTCCAGATTGGTTCTTACAAAACCCAAGACCAAGCCGCCGACATGCAAAGCCGTTTAAAGAAAAAAGGGCTGAGCAGCCGCATCGAAACCGCCAATATTCAGGGCGCAACGTGGTTTCGGGTGCGCGTAGGGCCTGCGACTTCCCCTGAAATGCTGCAACAATGGCAACAAACTTTATCTGGAATGGGAATTAGCCCCATGGCCATTCGTATGTAATGATTACTACCATTTCATTGACTTAACGAAAACAAGGGAGACACTAACATGGCATACTTGGATATGAATTCGGGTACACTGGTTGCCAATGCCAGTGAAACCGAACGGGCGGGCTTCATTCGCCGCACTTACCTGCATCTAGGCGGCGCAATTGCAGCTTACGCGGCACTCACCACGTTACTGATCCAATCTGGCGTCGCGAAACCGCTGATGCAACTGATGCAAGGCAGTATGTGGAGCTGGGTGATTGTGATGGCGCTATTCATGGGCGCATCGTATTTCGCAGACAAATGGGCGCATTCAGCGATTTCCAAAGAAATGCAGTATGCCGGTTTGGGGATGTACGTTGCTGCCTTCTCACTGATTTCCACGCCGCTGATTTACGGCGCGTTGAATTTCGCCCCTAACCCCAATGTGCTGCCCAGTGCGGCGCTGCTGACTTTGATGCTGGCGGGCGGTATTACCTTCACTGCATTCACTACCCGTAAGAACTTTTCGTTTTTAGCGCCGTTTATTACCGTCGGTAGCTTTATCGCACTGGGTGTGATCTTAGCCAGTATGCTGTTTGGGTTTACCTTAGGGTTGGTGTTTTTTGGCGTTATGATTGTGTTTGCGGGTGCGGTGATGTTGTACCAAACGTCGCAAATGATTCACGAATACCATACTGATCAGCATGTTGGCGCTTCACTGGGGTTATTTTCCAGTGTCGGTTTAATGTTCTGGTATATTGTACAATTCATGATGAGCTTGACAGGCAACGACTAAGCCTCACGCCTTCAATGAGTTTGAATGGGGCGTCCTGCGGGACGCCTTTTTATTGTGCGTAATAAACAGGTAAATTAAACAGGTAAACACATGGCGACTTACGCAATCGGTGATTTACAAGGGTGTTACGACCCACTCATGCGCCTTTTGGACAAACTGCGCTTTGACCCTCGGCAAGATACGCTGTGGTTTGCCGGGGATTTGGTAAATCGTGGCAAACAATCGCTGGAAACCTTACGCTTTGTGCGTTCCCTACGGGATGCTGCTGTGTGTGTCTTGGGCAACCATGACATCAGTTTGCTGGCGGCACATTATGGGCTACGTAAAGCGCACAAAAGTCTGAAACTATTGCTGGATGCGCCCGATTACTCCGAACTGATTACTTGGTTAGCGCAACGCCCGCTATTGCACGTCGATGCCCAACTAGGGTACGCCATGAGTCATGCGGGCATTTCCCCGCAGTGGGATTTAGCCACCGCGCAAGCGTGCGCCCGTGAAGTCGAAGCCGAGCTTAGCAGCCCTCGCGCAGCCAAATGGTTAGCACAAGTTTACGGCGATCAACCGGATACCTGGAATCCGGCAGACAGTCAGCCAGACCGCCACCGTTACATCCTAAATGCTTTCACCCGAATGCGTTATTGCCGAGCGGATGGCAGCCTCGAATTTGAAGCGAAAGGCAATCCGTTTGAGGCGAATAAATCACCGATTGTAACAACGACGGAACTTATTCCGTGGTTTAACACTCCAACCAAACAATCGCTGGGTGTAACCGTGTTATTTGGACATTGGTCTACTTTGGGATACCATAATGGAAATGATGTCATTGCGCTGGACACGGGCTGTGTATGGGGCGGTCAACTCAGCGCTATTAGAATCGATATAAAAAACCAACAACCTACCTGCATTCGATGTGACGACTATGGCTGATGAAAAGAAAGACACTGAACCCAGCAGCTACGCTGGTACTGTAAAAGTAGCAATCCGTGGACGCGATTATTACGTGCATATTTCCGCGCCCATGCCAATGATGTCCTTGGAAGATTTGCAAAAAGGGCTGGAACGTAACCGCGCCATTATCAAAGCAAGCCAAGAAACCATGCGCGACATGTTCACGCGGGAAGCGTTTGAGTACGCCGCACCTTGGCTATTGAATTATGATGGCCCCACCCAAGACGCCATTCAAGCGCATATCAATATCAATATGTTAGTGCCACTGATCAACCTCAAAGGCGGCTCTGCCAACTACGAAAAGCCCGAAACCTTTCCGGTCAAACAACGTATCGAGATGATGCGCAACGTTGCTGAAAAAAGCGTATTCGTGGATAGAATGCTCAACCAAAACACCATGAACACCGCCATTACCATGACGTTTATGCTCGCAGTGGTTTTAGGGCTGGTGCTACTCTAGCAGCGCGGCATCGGGCTGTTCCGCCGTCAGTTGCAATACTTCGGCGACGACCGCTTCAATCGTCGGCAAATCAGGGATGAAACACAGCAAATGTGAGGCGCGTACTTGGCGTGCCACATACGGGCAACGCTGCACATTGCCGCTGTGATCATCGCGCAAGGTATCCGGCAAAATATCCAAGGTGTTCAAGCCGCCCTGCACCCGCAATGCAATAAACGGCAAGGCGGGCAAAGCGGAGACCGTGTGCAAAATTAAGCACTTACCTTCATCCGACTCACCTGCCGCGTCTTGCATACACAGGGATTCCAGTGATACCACTGGGATTTGCCGGTTGCGCCACTGTAACCAGCCTTCCAAGCCCGGATGTTCCGAGGGCGTTAGTTCGCCCCCCGTTACCAATTCTGCCATCAAATTGACTGGCAAGATCAAACTGCCGTGATGCAGGCGCACGATCAGGCTTTTGATCGCGGGTTGTAGTGCGGGGTTCATGCGGGTTGATCCTCCCATTCGTGGGTATTGTTGGCGTCATGCCCACTGGCTAATACCTCTTGCAAAGCATCCAGCAGCACGTCGTTTTGGTAAGGTTTGCCGAGGAAGCCGGTAGCACCCAAGGCTCCGGCGTGTTCGCGGTGTTTTTGCGCAGTACGCGAACTGATCATAATCACCGGCAACCGCGCCCATTGCGGGTCACGTCGCAGATGCCCCAGCAATTCAAAGCCATCCATGCGCGGCATTTCAATATCCAGCAACACCACATTCGGCTGGAATTCGGCAATGCGTTCCAGCGCCTCCATGCCGTCTTTCGCCGTCAGCACCGTGTATTCACGGCTATTGAGGAATTTTTCCGTGACGCGGCGCACCGTAATCGAATCATCCACCACCAACACCCGTGGCGGCCCGTTGGGTTCTGCCGGTGCAGGCATTTCTTCAACGGCAAGTACCAGCGGCAAAGCGGAAGCGGTTTCCGCCAAGCGTGCCAATTCTGCCATATCCGGCACCAGGTATACGCTGCCATCCGGTGCTACCGTCGCTGCCGAATACAAACGGCAACTTTTGAACAAGGTTCCCAAAGGTTGCAACACCACTTCGCGCCGCCCGCGAATGTGATCAATAATCCACGCCAAAGCGCGTCCCTGCCACTGAATAAACACCACCGGGAAACGCTCATCGGCCGCGAACACCGGCTCCACCCGTTGCCCACCCAAAACCTCCGCCAGATGATGCAAAGCGTAAGCTTCCCCCGCAAACATCAGCTTGTCAGCATCCGCTTGCAGCGCGGCGTGAAGCTGTTGCCCAGACAAACGCGCCAGCCCTTGCACCCCCGTAATCGGCAAGGCATACACTTGAGTTTGCACTTCAACCAACAACACCGGGTTCACCACCAACGTAAACGGCAAATGCATCGCAAACGTGGTGCCTTCACCGGGCGTCGAACTGATTTGCAAACTGCCGCCCAAGGCTTTGAGTTCGGAATGCACCACATCCATGCCGATGCCGCGCCCCGAAATTTGGCTGATGGTTTCGGCGGTCGAAAAACCGGGGCGCAAAATCAGCCGATCCAATTCCGCTTCGGGTAATTCTAACCCTTTGCCGACCAAACCCATTTCGATGGCACGCTGCCGCAAACGCTCACGATTCAAACCCCGCCCGTCATCACGGAAGCGGATCACGATTTCATTGTCGTCGCGGCTAATGGTCAAGGTAATGTTGCCAGTAGGCGCTTTGCCCGCCTGTTCGCGCTCTTCTGGGGTTTCCAAACCGTGCGAAATGGCATTACGGATCAAATGCTCCAGCGGTGCTGTCATGTTTTGCAACAAATTACGGTCGAGTTCGCAGTCTTCGCCTTGCACCTCCAGTGCGACTTGCTTGCCCAATTCACTCGCCACTTGCCGGGTCAAACGGCGTAAGCGCGGCACTAACATGGTGACAGCCACCAAGCGCGTATCCAGCAAATCGCGCTGAAGTTTGCGGGTGGTGCGCATATCGGCTTGCAATAATTGCTCACCTTTACGCACTTGAGCGGCTAAATCCACTTCCAAATTCACCAAATCGTTCAAGCTTTCCGCCAGTGAGCGCGAGATGCGCTGAACTTCGGCGTATTGATCCATTTCCAGCGGGTCAAAATCGGCAGCGTTAGCATTGGTGCTCGTTTTGCTGGCTTGCAAGCGTTTGCTGCGCCCATCGTGAATGCGGGCTTCGCTTTCTACTTCCAAAGTACGGATTTGCTGACGCAAACGTGCCACGGTGCGTACCAATTCATCCACGTCCATCCCCATGCTGCTGAGGTGTTCGGACATGTGTACTTGTTGCACATTGAGTTCCACCACACGGTCGATCAGGTTATCCACAAACAAAGCGGGTAAACGGATGGTTTCGTGCGGGTTACTGACATTGGCGCTGCTGGATGGGGTCGCATCCGGGGCAGGTGTGGCGCGAGAAGTGCTATCCAGCACACTAATATCGGGCAAACTGTCTGCTTGTTCTTGCAACAAACGCTCCAGCAAACTACCGGATTCGGCCTGTGCGGTACGTTGCCGCACCCAAGCATCCGCTAGTGGCGCAGGCATTGGTGCAACAAGCGGCGCCACTGCTGCGAGATTTGGCGGTTCTGCCACAACTGGCGTTGCCGGTATCATGCTGATGGGCGGCGTATTGACGGGTGCGTTCGGTTGATTCAAGGCTTCGGTCAAGGTGTGCAAGCGATCAACCGCCACTTGCAAATGCTCAATATCGGCATCCGACACCCGTCCAACCCCGTGCAAATGGCTTAACAAGGTTTCAGCGTCATGGCTGACATCGGCTAATGAAGCCAATTGCGCCATGCGTGCGCCCCCTTTGAGGGTGTGAAATTCGCGTTCGAGTTCGCGGATAATGTCACGTTCTTCCGGGGATTCGCGCAAATTTTCCAGATTACGGTCGAGCGCCTGAAGCTGTTCAGGGACTTCTTCCCAGAACAATTGCCAAATCATCCGCGATTCGGCATCGGCTTCCGCTGCATCATCGACTTCCGGTGCGGATTCTGGCGCTGGTTCCAGCGTCGTCACAAAATCAAATACAGGTTCGGAAGCAGGTGTAGGAACACTTTCCGGCTCAATATCACTAATGAAATCAAGCACTGATTCGGGTTCGGGCGCAGGAACGCTTTCCGGCTCAATATCACTAATGAAATCAAGTACTGATTCGGGTTCGGGCACAGGAACGCTTTCCGGCTCAATATCACTAATGAAATCAAGCACAGGTTCGGGTAGCAGTTCGGGCAACGGTTCGGGTAGCGGTTCGGGCAACGGCGCGGGTTTTACGATAGGTTCTGCGGCGGAAAAATCCCACGTTTCCAGTGGCGCGGC
This window harbors:
- a CDS encoding chemotaxis protein CheW — encoded protein: MNPALQPAIKSLIVRLHHGSLILPVNLMAELVTGGELTPSEHPGLEGWLQWRNRQIPVVSLESLCMQDAAGESDEGKCLILHTVSALPALPFIALRVQGGLNTLDILPDTLRDDHSGNVQRCPYVARQVRASHLLCFIPDLPTIEAVVAEVLQLTAEQPDAALLE
- a CDS encoding SPOR domain-containing protein, yielding MTKDFKKQAASGSAFGQYGLGWMVGGVAIGLIIGAGMYALANKGNAPDTNATNPPGISNTTSLGDSATSPDSTLIASNTPNAADNLPEPAPDEAPGFSYHAVLPQLEIDVPLAVQVEQAAVPPKPAADKKPALADTQTAAPPKPETKKPTPAAISGSNAFQIGSYKTQDQAADMQSRLKKKGLSSRIETANIQGATWFRVRVGPATSPEMLQQWQQTLSGMGISPMAIRM
- a CDS encoding symmetrical bis(5'-nucleosyl)-tetraphosphatase, which produces MATYAIGDLQGCYDPLMRLLDKLRFDPRQDTLWFAGDLVNRGKQSLETLRFVRSLRDAAVCVLGNHDISLLAAHYGLRKAHKSLKLLLDAPDYSELITWLAQRPLLHVDAQLGYAMSHAGISPQWDLATAQACAREVEAELSSPRAAKWLAQVYGDQPDTWNPADSQPDRHRYILNAFTRMRYCRADGSLEFEAKGNPFEANKSPIVTTTELIPWFNTPTKQSLGVTVLFGHWSTLGYHNGNDVIALDTGCVWGGQLSAIRIDIKNQQPTCIRCDDYG
- a CDS encoding response regulator; the protein is MSALREALGEDIFEIFSEEVTEISENLETLYPQWDKARTNREALVEIRRAFHTLKGSGRMAGAFALGDFAWIHEDLLNHVMSGQLKADERVSVQIGKAVQELRARLDFFLNASQKDARVERIIAEAETVLLPPEAAPLETWDFSAAEPIVKPAPLPEPLPEPLPELLPEPVLDFISDIEPESVPVPEPESVLDFISDIEPESVPAPEPESVLDFISDIEPESVPTPASEPVFDFVTTLEPAPESAPEVDDAAEADAESRMIWQLFWEEVPEQLQALDRNLENLRESPEERDIIRELEREFHTLKGGARMAQLASLADVSHDAETLLSHLHGVGRVSDADIEHLQVAVDRLHTLTEALNQPNAPVNTPPISMIPATPVVAEPPNLAAVAPLVAPMPAPLADAWVRQRTAQAESGSLLERLLQEQADSLPDISVLDSTSRATPAPDATPSSSANVSNPHETIRLPALFVDNLIDRVVELNVQQVHMSEHLSSMGMDVDELVRTVARLRQQIRTLEVESEARIHDGRSKRLQASKTSTNANAADFDPLEMDQYAEVQRISRSLAESLNDLVNLEVDLAAQVRKGEQLLQADMRTTRKLQRDLLDTRLVAVTMLVPRLRRLTRQVASELGKQVALEVQGEDCELDRNLLQNMTAPLEHLIRNAISHGLETPEEREQAGKAPTGNITLTISRDDNEIVIRFRDDGRGLNRERLRQRAIEMGLVGKGLELPEAELDRLILRPGFSTAETISQISGRGIGMDVVHSELKALGGSLQISSTPGEGTTFAMHLPFTLVVNPVLLVEVQTQVYALPITGVQGLARLSGQQLHAALQADADKLMFAGEAYALHHLAEVLGGQRVEPVFAADERFPVVFIQWQGRALAWIIDHIRGRREVVLQPLGTLFKSCRLYSAATVAPDGSVYLVPDMAELARLAETASALPLVLAVEEMPAPAEPNGPPRVLVVDDSITVRRVTEKFLNSREYTVLTAKDGMEALERIAEFQPNVVLLDIEMPRMDGFELLGHLRRDPQWARLPVIMISSRTAQKHREHAGALGATGFLGKPYQNDVLLDALQEVLASGHDANNTHEWEDQPA
- a CDS encoding Bax inhibitor-1/YccA family protein, with translation MAYLDMNSGTLVANASETERAGFIRRTYLHLGGAIAAYAALTTLLIQSGVAKPLMQLMQGSMWSWVIVMALFMGASYFADKWAHSAISKEMQYAGLGMYVAAFSLISTPLIYGALNFAPNPNVLPSAALLTLMLAGGITFTAFTTRKNFSFLAPFITVGSFIALGVILASMLFGFTLGLVFFGVMIVFAGAVMLYQTSQMIHEYHTDQHVGASLGLFSSVGLMFWYIVQFMMSLTGND